TCCGGATCTTCCGCTACCTGGGCCTGAAAACCATCAGCCAGCTGTTGAATGAGGGCAAGCTGGGTCCCGACGCTTCGTTGCAGAAACTGTACTGGAGCACGATGCACGTGCGGATGGGGAACCTGGGAATGGAAATCCTCGGTTCGGAGGCACCTTATTGGGGTGAGGACAGCGTCAGCCGCGGCATGATCCAGCAGATTCACCTCGCCTCGCGTGGGGAAATCATTTACGCCGGTTCTAGCCAGATTCAGAAAAACATCATCGCCGAGATGGTTCTCGGCATGCCGAAGTAGAAGAAAGCTGAAGGGGGTGTGGATGCACCTCCTTTTGTTGCGTTGTGGTTTCGGGAAGTGGAGCTTCCGCTTCCCGAATCGCGGCAACCTTCCGTGCGTGGAAAGGAATTCTAACCGAGCAACCGATAATACCTGATTCCTTGCCTGATTTCTTCCGCCACTTCTTGGCGTTCGATGAGGACATCCAGACGCCCTACCACTTCCGAAACCGCGAGCGGCAAGTGGTCCCGGTACATGGACGGGTACAGTTCCGTCATCAACTGGAAGGCCGTTTTTGGCTGGTTCCGGGACAAGAGGCGCTTCACTTTCTCTACTTGTCTTTCGATGATTTGCAGACGATCCTCAACCAGCGCCGAAAGGTCGTCAATTGCCGGACCGTGTCCGGGGAGTACGATTTGAACCGGTAGTTGGCCCACCTTTTTCAGGTGCTCCCGGTATTGGATCAGATGCGGCTGCCGGGGTGTTTGAGGGATGATCGGGGGCTCCAAAAAAGCGTTGGATGGCGTGTGCTGAAAAATATGATCGCCGGAGATGAGCACCTGATCCGGTTTGCGGTACAAGGCAATATGGCTTTGGGCGTGTCCTTTGGTTTCAATCGCGATCCAGTCTTCCAGTCCGGGGATGGGTTCCCCTTCTTTCAGCACGCCAGACAGGGGAACCGCTTCCTGAGCCTCCTTCCGTTCTTCCCATTTCCGCCAGAACGCTTTCAGCAGATCGTCTGGGATGCCCAGCTGGCGGTAAAAGGTGTCCAGAAATTCCCGATGCCAGGCAAGAAAGGACGGCTCCCTGCTGAGATACGGTGCCGCGTTGGGATGGCCGTAGACGGGCACCGGATGGGCTGCCAGAATGCGTTCTAAGAGACCGACGTGATCGGTATGGTGATGGGTGATCACGATTTGCTGGATGTCGTTGAGCGTGAGCCCTTTTTGCCGCAAGGCCAGATTGAATTGTTCCCAGGAACGGTGGCCGGTGTCCACCAAAGTCAGTTTTTCTCCAAATATCAGGAATAGGTTGACCGGTCCAATGTCCCAGCCTGTCGGCAGGGAAAAAGAGTCAACCTGGTGAACTGCTTTATCGGCTAAAATATCGGCCTGCATCGGATGATCCCCCGCTTTTTGAGCTTGGTCTTGCGTCTTCAAATGGATTCGATTTTGTTGTATGATTCAGGTAATGCAAATTTATTTTAGCAAATTTCGTCCCTGTTGTTTAGGGAATCGAATTTTTTTCTGTCAGAATGGAGAACGGGCGACATGATGGACAAAAACTTCATACTGCTGGGATTTGTCATGTTTTTGACAATGACTGGTTACGGGATTGTTCTGCCTGCGCTTCCATACCTTGCCGACCAGCTTCACTTGACATCCTTTCAGATGGGGAGTTTGATCACAGGCTGGGCAGTGGCCCAGTTTATCAGCACGCCGTTTTGGGGAAGAATGGTGGATCGGCTGGGGCGAAAGCCGCTGTTGCTTTTTGGTCTCTTTGGTTTTGGCGTGGCTTTTTTTTCGTTGCTGTTTGCCAAGTCATACATTCAACTGTTGCTTGCTCGCATGATCGGTGCCTTTCTTTCTTCCGGAACGCAGCCCGCCGTCTTTGCGCTTGTGGCTGACGCCACGGATTTGGAAAACCGGGGCAGCGCGATGGCCAGAATGGGGGCGTTGAACGGGCTGGGGTTCTTATGCGGGCCGGCGGTGGGCGGCCTGTTTTCGCCGCTTGGAGTGCAGGCGCCCTTTGTGGCGGCCGGACTGCTGGCCTGGCTGACGCTGCCTTTTGTATGGTTGATGTTGCGCGAGCCTCCCAGACAGGTTGCATTGGCAGCAGGCGGAACATTCTCATTGTGGCGTTCGATGATGATGGTGTTTTATCCAGGGTACCGGCTGATGTTCGGCATCATACTTGGAATATCGGTGGCGGCGTCCAGTCTGTTCGGCATGTTGGGGTACCTGCTCATTGAACGCTTTCAGGCATCCTTGATGGAGACCGGTCTGTCGTTCAGCGTGTTGTCCGGGGTATCGGTGGCGGTGCAATTTTTCCTGATGGACGTGATGTACCGGCATGTTCGGGAGGAGAAAATCGCCCTGAGCGGGTTGTTTCTCAATGTCGCGGGTTATCTGCTCATTGCTTGTTCCACAGGGGTGTGGATGGCTGTTCTCGGTTGCGGGTTTATCGGTGTAGGAGAAGCGATGATCCGGCCGACGATTATCTCCTTTCTATCCAAGCATACGGTGATGGGCCAAGGGACGACCATGGGGTTGCAGCAGGCGGCCGACAGCCTGGGAAGGATTGTGGGTCCGCTTTTCGGGGGATGGGTTTTCACCTTCTTGATCTCAGGCCCCTTCTGGATTTCTTCCCTGATCTGCCTGCTCCTGTTTTTCCTGCTGTTACAGGCGGGGCCGCTGAAGTCTATGGTGCCGGCGCGTCAGCCGAGGTTGCATGATGCAGGGACGGAAGTGAACCGCTGACCCCCGTTTCATTTGTTCCCGTCTCATGCACATGCTGGCACGATGGGCATCACGGCAACTCTTGCGGACAAATACGTAGAGCCACTTTCTGTCGGGAAAGTGGCTCTTATTTTTAAGATCGCTCGTTCTAACGTTGCGTTTCTTTAAAATTTCACAGGGGCGCGCAGGCCCGCGCGCAGCGTTTCGACGAAGAAATAAATGCCGCGGAAGAAGGCGTGCAGGTTTCCCTGGAAGAGCCGGAGCCGGCGATACATGATGTTTTGTGTCAGATCGCGCGGCCCTGTCAGGACCTCTTGCCAATCTTCCCGTGTCCCGCCGAGGACAAAGTCGGCAGTGTGCCGTTCATCCGCTGTACCGAGGTGCCAATCCGCCAATTCACCGTTTTTAAATTCCAGGTAGGCGTATTGTTCCGGTTCTTCCTTGATCACCAGTGCAAGCCGGAGATTCAGGTCCGGTTTGCGCCTTTCAATCCACTGCCAGTAATTGTCGTCCACTTTTTGGAGCCGCTCAGGGGAAGGTCCCTTTTGAATCTCTTCGGCAAACCGGTCAAGCCATTCCTGGCTGAAAAGTGCAGGCATCGTTTCGCCTCCCTAGACAAAATGATTCAAGGATGGATCGGTGCGTCACGTCAGGCTTGGCTTAACCCCCTGCGGCTGCCTCCGGCTGAATCGCGTCGATCATTGCCTGCAGCTCGCGCGGGATGGGGATTTCCAGCATGTTCAGTTTCTTTTTCAGATTCTCAATCATTGTCGCCCGGACAAAGAGACGCTCTACCCCAAGTGGCGTATAGTCGATCAAGGTCGTGTAAGTAGAGCTCATGTTCAACATGGTATATACCGTATCGTATACGACAGGAACGAGCGAAGGATCCTCGCTGATCAACTCCTTGAGCAGTTTCATCCCGAAGTACACGTGCCGTGATTCATCCCTGGTTGTCGCCAGGAAACCTTTGTGAAAGGCCGGCAGGACCTGAAATTTTTTGCAAAAGCTGAGCGTGACTTTCATGACGCTGAGGGCAAGAACCCCTTCAATCCACAACTGGTAATTGGTCAACGCGGAGACCAAAAGCCGGCGGTCGTTCGGATTCAGGCGGATTTGGTCGGTCAGATAGGCCAGAAAACCAAACGACCCGATAAAGGTTTCGCTCATGTATTGATACGACTGATCCAGCGTGTCCTGGATGCCATCCGATGCAAATCCGACCACTTCCCGGTAAAACCGGTCAAAAAAGACGGTGTGCCTCGATTCGTCTTCCAGGTGGCTGGTCAGGAAAATCTTGTGCTCATCTTTTGGGACCGCGCTGATGATCGGGATGATATCGACGGCTACCTGCCGCTCTCCGTGATGAAAACCTGTTGCGATGGCGAGGAAGGCCTCTTTCTGCCTGTTGGACAACTTTTCCTGCCAGTCCACTCGATCCTGCGTAAAGTCCAGCTCATGGACCTGCCACCGCTGCTGTTCAAATTTTTTGTACAGTTCCATGGCGTAATTGGTGTCAATGTCCCGCAAGCCTTCATGCACATAATCGATGACCTGGTCGACGTGGAAATCCGTGTGCAGCGTGTCAATATCCACCTGGTCAATCTTCCGCAATGGGGACTGCACGTTTAAACCTCCTTTAAAGAAATCTTTCATTTAATATATTCACCATATTTCGTTTATTATGAACGAATGGGATGAAACCGCTTTCAGGTGGACGGTTTCACAGACGGAGGTGTGGCTGCGCCTTTTTCTGCCGAAAACCACGGGCCATAGGCCAGGAAGGGGAAAATCAGGTACAGGATCATGCCGACTTCAGCAAGCCAAAACCAGGCCTGCCACCCTCCAGCCATTTTTGCCACCATGGGTGAAAAGAAGGCAACGAGCAAAATCATTGCCCGCATCGCAAAGCCGAAGACGCCCCAGCCGGTGGCCTGGATGCACGGGTCGATCTGTTCCAGATTTTCAGAATACATGGCCATCCAGGAAGAATATGCGCAAGCGCCTGTCACGCCGGCTAGGAAGGAACACAAGGCGACCAGATTCTGGCTGGTTTCCGGCGTCATCCCGTAGAGAATCCAGATCGGGTTGAAGATGGCAGCCACGAGCGCGCCCGTGGTGGTGACAATTTTTCGCAATCGCAACCGGTCAGACAGCCAGCCGGAACCAATCAGCCCGATGAATGTTCCTACCCAGAAAAACATCGTCAGTCGTGCGGCGATCGCCTCATCCACCTTGTACGTCTCCGTAAAGAACAGGGGACCGTAAACCAGCATGGTGAAGTAGATCAGCAGAAACAGGGCCATCCCCAGGGGCTGAAGCCAGACAAGGGGAATTTTCAACGCCCTTCGCAGGGTGATTTTTTCTTCCGGAAGCCCGGCCGGGTCGGTTGATTGTTCCGGTTGAACCTGCGCGTGCGCCTCTGATTCATGGGTGACCACCCGCCCCCGGAGTTCGGGAGACAAATCCCGCAGAAAGAGAAAAACCACGACCCACAGCAGGAGACAGATGCTGCCCATGATATACAGCTGGGACTGCCAGGTTCCGAACATCGGAAGAGTGACGGCGGCCACGCCGTTGGCGATGAAAGGGCCGCCGACAGGTCCCATCGACCAGAAGGCGAAGGCGATGCCACGGCTCATCTGCGGGGAAAAATCCCGAACCAGCCCGGCCACCGGCCCCAGCGCCACGGCATCCGTGATACCCAAAATGATCTTGACGATCAGGAATTCGGCAACGGTGTCGATTCCCGTCATGACGAAGATAAAGATGGCCGTGACAAGGATTCCCGCGACCACAAAGAGCGACCGTCCAAAACGGTCGGCATAAGGACCGATAAAGAGGACGACGATTGCCGTAAACAAAAGTGTAATCGCATTCAATTGCCCGTAAATCAGGGATGTGATGCCGAGCTCCTTGATCAGCAAGGGGACAATGGGCGCCAGATTTCCCTCGTAACTGGCTACGATGTTGGCCAGGACGACGACAAAAAGCAGGAACAGACGGTATTTTCCAGTAGGGTATACTGCCAGCTCGCGACGTTTCACCTCCCTTCGCAACAGACGAACGATTCCATTGGTCGCCATGGGATGATCGCCTCCTTATCCAGAAAAAAGAATCAAGATAAAAACAAAAAGAAAACAAAACAAAATATAAAATATAGAGAATATTATCTTGATCCATCATATGACGGACGGACCGTCGTGTCAATGTTTTAATTCAAAACTTTGGTTTATAATTGTTGTGCCAATTATTCCTCAAAAAGGATTTATTGTGATATACTCGTCTTGTATTTATATTTCCAACAATGAATCTCTTTTTCAAAAGAGTGGCCTGACCTGATTCCAAAGTCACGACTCTTAAGGAGGGATTGCAGGATGGACTTTTCATTTTCTCCCGAGGAAGAGAAGTTTCGCATGGAATTGCGGCAATGGCTGGAGGAGAACCTGCCGGAGGGATGGCTGGAGGGAAAGGTTACCCTGCCGGAAGACCGATTTGAACGAACCGAGTTTCTCCGCCAGTGGCAGCGGAAGCTCTACGAGGGCGGTTGGGCTGGCATTTCCTGGCCGAAGGAATACGGCGGTCGGGGTGCCACGCTGATCGAAGAAGTGATTTATGAACAGGAGATGGCGCGCGTGAAAGCGCCTCCGGTGCTCAACTCGATTGGGATCTGGATGGTAGGACCGACGCTGTTGCAGATCGGCACGGAGGAGCAGCGGAAAAAATATGTGCCCAAGATCCTGAGCGGCGAGGAGATTTGGTGCCAGGGGTATTCTGAACCCAATGCGGGCTCCGACCTGGCGGCCATTCAGACGCGGGCGGAGCGCAAAAACGGACGCTGGGTGATTAATGGCCAGAAAATCTGGACCAGTTATGCCCACGTGGCGGATCGCTGTTTTTTGCTGGCACGAACCTCCAATACGGGCAAGAAGCATGAGGGGATCACGGCATTTCTCGTCGACATGCACCAGCCGGGTGTGGAGACGCGTCCAATCCATCAGATGAACGACCAATATGATTTTAACGAAGTGTTTTTTAACGACGCGGTTGCCGAGGATGCGGACATTGTCGGCGAGGTGGATGACGGCTGGAAAGTTGGGTTGATCCTGCTCGGTCACGAACGGGTGGGCATTGCCCGTTGGGTATTCCGTTTGCAGGGGCAGTTTGAAGAACTGGTGGAGATGACCAAGCGCCTGGAGCAGGGCGGGCAGCCACTGATCAAGGATCCGTTTGTCCGTCAGCGGCTGATCGATTATTACGCCCGCACCAAAGCGGCGCTGTATACCTATTACCGGCACCTGACCAAGCAGTTGAAAACCGGTCATCCCGGTCCGGAAGGTTCGATGGACAAATTGCTGAGCGGCGCCCTGATCCAGGAATTGCTGGGTTATGCGGTCTCCCTGCAGGGGGCCTACAGCTCGCTGTGGCGGGAAGACGCCC
The nucleotide sequence above comes from Bacillus thermozeamaize. Encoded proteins:
- a CDS encoding MFS transporter permease, translating into MMDKNFILLGFVMFLTMTGYGIVLPALPYLADQLHLTSFQMGSLITGWAVAQFISTPFWGRMVDRLGRKPLLLFGLFGFGVAFFSLLFAKSYIQLLLARMIGAFLSSGTQPAVFALVADATDLENRGSAMARMGALNGLGFLCGPAVGGLFSPLGVQAPFVAAGLLAWLTLPFVWLMLREPPRQVALAAGGTFSLWRSMMMVFYPGYRLMFGIILGISVAASSLFGMLGYLLIERFQASLMETGLSFSVLSGVSVAVQFFLMDVMYRHVREEKIALSGLFLNVAGYLLIACSTGVWMAVLGCGFIGVGEAMIRPTIISFLSKHTVMGQGTTMGLQQAADSLGRIVGPLFGGWVFTFLISGPFWISSLICLLLFFLLLQAGPLKSMVPARQPRLHDAGTEVNR
- a CDS encoding acyl-CoA dehydrogenase → MDFSFSPEEEKFRMELRQWLEENLPEGWLEGKVTLPEDRFERTEFLRQWQRKLYEGGWAGISWPKEYGGRGATLIEEVIYEQEMARVKAPPVLNSIGIWMVGPTLLQIGTEEQRKKYVPKILSGEEIWCQGYSEPNAGSDLAAIQTRAERKNGRWVINGQKIWTSYAHVADRCFLLARTSNTGKKHEGITAFLVDMHQPGVETRPIHQMNDQYDFNEVFFNDAVAEDADIVGEVDDGWKVGLILLGHERVGIARWVFRLQGQFEELVEMTKRLEQGGQPLIKDPFVRQRLIDYYARTKAALYTYYRHLTKQLKTGHPGPEGSMDKLLSGALIQELLGYAVSLQGAYSSLWREDALVNPIWQNSYLRAFGHTIEGGTSEIQKNIVAERILGLPKDVKF